ATGAGTTATGACCTATACTTCATGTTTTGAAATCCCAAGGGTTATATTCTTCATGGTTTAACAATAACACCGTAATTAAGCTCCTTTGTTTATTGGCTTCCAAGTGAAATGTTTCTAGTGACATAAGTTTGCCCTGAATTGGGTAACCTTTATCTAAAAGTTCATCGGATAGTGTATGTTTAGATGGCCTACATATGTTTAGGACGCTGAACCGGTTTGTCGTAAGATATgtagaagttttaaaaatcttcCCCCACCGTACCAGGCACCTTTCTGTCATTATTACTAACCTAATATTTCGTCATAACTTTTAATCGGGAAAAGCAAAAATGGGTTATTCACGTAGAATAGCTTAAATAAATCACTCGACTACCGAGAAAACATGAGCTATTTTGAGGAGTAAAAATTCTGGCCAAAACTGGAGCAGCAAGTGGTTAGCGCCAATAAAAGCTATTGTTTTAAGTGCATTCGTTTTCCCGGGATTTGAGTGAGAATAACTAAAAAAGTCACAttttttacatgaagtttgAGAAAATTATCCTTAATTACAGCATAAGCTGATTGACAAACGccacaaaaatagcaaaagttATCGAAATGGTAACTTCAGACATTTCGATCTGGTTTTGTCATCAGACAATCTTGACTGTTCCAAAAGAACTTGTAAACTAGGTTTAATAAAAACGTAAATTCAACTGGAGGCACACTTTTGAGAGATTATGTCAATAAACTACTGCACAGTCAATACTCAAACAAGattaatcaaataattttcGTGTAATATTAATATAATGCTTTTTAATGAGCGTAAAAATGAATTCTTTTTTGATGAGTACACATATTGTCTAACCAAGCAGGTTTTGAGTTTACTAAAGATGTTAATTAATGTTACGGGCTATAGGTTTGCTAGAGTtaacatatacagtatgtGCATTCATTCGCAATTGATTACAAGATGACAGGTTAATTTTCATGACCAGCACTTGTGACCTTAATATGCCGGTGTGACGTCACTGGAAATTGTCGTGCGTGCGATGAACAATTCTGCGacatgtttttacaaaaaacattgttttcttGAACTAAAACCGATACTTCTATTAAAGGTAAACACAGATGTTGTGAAAGATAAGTATTATTGTATCTTTAAACTGACGTGATATTGCTCGCCTTTGGTGTAATTGCCCTGACGGAATTCTCGAGGCCATTCTGTAATTCAACAAAAATTAGAATTTGTTAAATTGTAGCCTTTCAGACGTTTTACCGTTACTACATTCATGGCTTGTTAAATCACGCGCATTGTGTGTTAATCTCTTCCGTCACTTCAGTTGTACAAAACTTTGAACAATAGACCAGATCTAACGTAAATCTTAAAATTAagtaataaaattgaaatgtaCCGTTTGATTGAAATACTTATAGTTTGATGTTCTTCTTTCCCCTATTCGTGTGAAAAGGTTTCTGTTACTTCAAGTAAGCATATAAGTGTATTGAGCTTGCTCGGGCCTGATTAAAGCTGCGTAGTTTAATTTCTATGTCTTGCTTTATATAGGAATTAACGCCCTTGACAAGTAACTAATCGTATACCAAGGTGCCACAACTATACTTGACGCACCATAAACAAAGATCATAGACGAGAATACACATGTAAATTTCCGCGCcggtttattttgaaagttgtCGGAAATACAATCATGGTGGTTCTATCGTGACTGTCCAACATTTGCGTCAGCAGATGTCACATGATTTATCTGCAAACCTTCGAGAAATGAACAAACAGCCTGAAATTGTTGATGTGCATTCAAAAAATTAGTGCAGACTACGTGTCACTGTTTATAGCGTCCTTGCTCATATAGGgcaagttttcttttaatacGATATATTTGGTCAAAAATTACACCAGCATTTTAGATAGCCAGCgtcttcaaatataatcaataAATCTTGTTGGATGCAATTACCGTAGATAAACGGTGGCATCTACAAAACTTTACAACAGAATTCATTTTATTGAGCGAAAAGAAAGTAATTCTGTTTGTGAAGTCGTTAACAACTTTTCTGGCCTTTTGAAAACTCCATCAGCTCTCAACGACGAGAAACAGTATTAGCTGTAGGGCGAGGTTGCAGTCAGAACTTTCATAAGTGGCTTTGGTGAATAATTATTTACCGGTGGTTTGGCACGCTGTTTGGTTGTAGATCTCAGGTCTACAAAAGCTGCAGTTATTTATAACCGCAAGCTATAGcctgaaaaattaattaaggCACGTTTACGATGCATGTTTCCTCTGAGCATGTATTATCATTAatactatggttatatttTCACCAAACTGTTATTTAATGCGGATCAGCAATAGAATacaaatattgcaaaacgtgctGCAGTGTAGTTTCCTTGTGTAAGGGTTATTTGTCTCAGCAAACCCTTTGCGAGTCTATTTCTTCTTTATCAACATTATTCACCACAGTAATATGTATTCTCATATGCTTTACTATTGTGTATATGTCTCTACTTTTGCTATATACTTTCATCTAGGCTTAGTTATGTAACACTGTACATTGAATAAAAAGAGTCATATTCACGTCgttaatatattattataagTTACTTTGGTAAACTCTTGCTGTGATGAGTAATCATACGCCGGTGAGGTTCGTCatgttgttttaaacaatACGCTTAAACTGATGTAACAACGAAGTTTAAGTGAATGTAATTTGTTCtcaaataaaacttgattttccAGTATTAATACCAACATTTTCATCTACAACAGGATAGCATCTTCGATTTTTTCCGTATGCAGTATTTTTAGCAAGACAAAGCACATCTATGCATAGTCCTGAAGTAAGTTATACGTTATCAATCGCAAATATATGCAGTGCcatgttaaaatattaaaagacATGCATGAAAACGTcgtatgaaataaaacaaggGCAAACATTCAAAACCTGTAAATTTGTGTCTTGTGGACATTGTCGAACTACTGTTTCGTAGAATATGTTGGTATTGCAACTACTCAAATAGctgttttacatatttttattgaattaatTTCTCAATTTGCAAACGTCTTACTTCCATGGCAGAACATAAAGAAACACGCAAGAAAATGAGAATACAAAAGCGATATGAGAATTATAACgcaatttttttacaattgcatataattgaataaataaaaaaataaaacgttgGATCTAAGAGGCACCATCGGTATTTATTACTAAAAGCATGTATAAAAATAGTCAgtatacaaaaaatacataTGGCGTATTGGGTATATTCAGAGCGTGAACGCGAGTGATAAGCACCTTCGCGACGCCTCCGCAATGAGATTCCATGTACGGGAATGTGAAGAAGAACGAGAAAATTGCTGAGTTCACGTTCGGTCCAAATGCCTGGCGTGATGATGTAAACGTTCCAAACCGGTTTTGATGTGACTAAAGCGATTAACAGTTTAGTTTCTTCTCATGTTAGCCCGCACGATGCGTGGCACGAAATACCCCTGGAGACATTTTGTGGAAATCGCggcaataaattttgtaaaaacagtAACATGTGCAATGCAACTAAAACGTGAAAGAACCGGATGGCAGCATTTTCCTCAAAAAACGTACAGTGGCATGAGAAATAAAAATCTCCTTGCAGCTCATGAATAAATAGATACATAATATAAAAACGCAGTGCAAGATTTCGCTGCTAACAGGAGGTGGTTATTTTTGATCTTACAGAAGACACGCTGTCTATGGAAATTGCTACACTGCTCCTTGGTGATATCGCCGTTTCATGCAATTCGACGTAACTGTCTTTCTTTGATGACGTAGATATTTCTTTACCGATGACGTCATCCTGTTTGCTGTTGTGGATAATCTGCGATGAGTGAAGCACCACAGAGTTTTTTTCTTGGCAAGATGACGATGACTTGTCattgttttcgttttcttcgacgTCGTTATTCTGTTGTCTGTATAAATAAAAGATAACAgagattttaacttttatgaaAAGGTCACGAAATAGCTATCTGTATGCTTCTGTAACGCTTTTTACAATAACAAATCGTGCAAGGAACATATAGCAAAAGCGCTGCACGACGCAAGTCCCGGTTCATGCCAAAATATTTCTACTGTTGCATAGCATGTTAATTGGTAAAGGAAAATAGTGGATAATTTATTCTGTGATGATGTAGATGACCTTATCACCTCATTGTCAGGAAGCGGCGGAACTAAAATGCTCCAAAAAATTAATCATTAGATGTAATTTCACGACAAATGTGTTAATTACTGGGACTAGCGGCGTAAAGATAATGAAATAGGCACGACATTGCGGTAAGTGACCAAGTAAAAGCAAGCCAAGGGCTGCATGCGTTTTACAACCAAACATAAAAAGAAATCGAACCATGAAACCAAATACAAACCGaaaactaaaaactaaataaacgtaaaataaacaacaaaaaagggAAACAAACCAACCTTCGCCTGTTTCTGAATACAACACAACAGCATAGCATGCATGACAGCATTCCAAGTGCGACGTAAGGCGCTATTTTTGCAGGCATGTTAGGAACATTGCCAGATGTATAACTCCCGTTTGAATCAGGAGGCGGATTAACAACACTTACACTGCTTTCAGGAATATTTGTCACAAGTCTGCTCTCACACCTCGAACCGgagtaatttttgttgcatCTGTTAAGTAAATTATTGTAATATGAAACCTCAAACTTTAAGTAGGGGCTACAGGGATAGGTTATATGCTATGCATTAGCACATTGTAATTTCTTTCAACTTAAAGTTTGCCTGTCATGTATGCATTACTGTACAATAATTCAACTTACATGCAGTACGGTATAGCTCCAGCTTCATGCATAAGGCAAATACCATTATTACCGCAAAAACTTTGATCTTCACAAAATTGCACCTCTTGCCCTGCATCTGCTAAAAATACGTTTAGATAAAAATTCATGCCGAAACTTTATCATACTCAGcatatttattgaaattggCAAATATATTATTTAAGCATACAGTAAGTGATTCACATGGTATTCTGTCAAGGGAAGCTGTCTTTTGTATATACCGTATCTTCAGagctaaaattaacaaaaactaaGTTGAAGTAATCTTTTTGCAACTACTTaccaaactttttgcaagtgGCCTTCGATAAGTCTTTGCAACTCAATAACTTAAATGGGATGTTTTGCTGTCTTTGACAGGCTTCGTTAACAGTACGACACAAGGTTGTTAGAGCTTTTTCAACCGTCCTAATAAAATGGGGAGTCGAGAAGTCCTTGCACGCTAAGTCACACTTGCAAGTTTTGGAATCTGAATAAAAGTCATGATATGTGAAACCCTCgaaatttttatactttgatGATTCAGGCGCAGTTTCTTCTGCGAAACTTAGCACAGTGGTGATGATGATTTAGGTAACATAACTCATAAAAAAACTATGTCATAAAAACAACCATGACAAAGCAATTTTACCAAGGACTTACCCACGTTACAAGATCCGTAGGGGCAATCTTCGTTACTGGTACATGGTGTTACTCCGAACGAAAATGAAATAAGCCCAAGAAAGATTGCTGCTCcaactaaaaataaatcatgCACAAACAGTCCAATACAATTATAAAGGCTAATGTACAAAACGTATAAGTTactaaatattttagttttaaaatgaaaatgcgGAGAATAGTACAGAAATATATCATATTTCGAAAATTTTTAGCATACAAGTAACTAGTTCTCGTGCCTTGCAGTACACGTGACGTTATGCATCAGAAAATGTACCGCACACGCTGACACCGTAGGCTATAAACTCACCGGTAAATTTCTGCGCAATCATTGTTTCTTCTTTTAATACTTttagataaaaatttaaaaactcaaaCGTATGAATTAAACTTTAGCAAGTATCCtataaaaaacataacaatttaaaacttattgaACACTTTAAAACTTATCGAAAATAACTTTTCCATACATTTAAcgttaaaatgatttttacaTCTAAGTGCAAACTTTGCAAATCTCTATCAAAATTGCCTCAAGCATCAACATCTTATTTGTAATAACTGCTTTGTTTTGCCTTGAAAATGCTTATTTGCTTTACAAAGCACAAACTACTTTGCACGTGTTGGGCTAAAGCCACGCCGGATTAAATCTAAGTTTACCGGATACTGAGTATACTCGCCTGCTGGCTTTATATATTGTTGCAACGTCACCTccttttttctttgattttctCTTCGCTTTTGCACGTATGACAAGATCCCAAGGCTTTCAGACGAACTATTTTTGTTGATGAATCAGTTTGTAACcgttttttaattaaagaaTTGTTCCAAAGTTATTTCGCAAAAGCGTGTTGTAGGactattttttatatttccagAAGTTTCCGCTGTTTTTAAAAGCTGCAATAATTATTATCACACACAATATTTCTCAAAAACTGTGCATAAGCTTAGTCATGATGCTTTCAATTTCACATATAGTTATAGacgtttgtaaaaatttctgaACTATTGCTTTCTATTATAGAATTAGTCACGACATTCATTTATCCCGGGGTTTCGTCAATGTCATCTGTGGATAACACCTCAGAGAATAAATGCACGTTCGAGACAGAAATAGTTACAAAGGAAATTACCGTAAACGCGGGAAATGTTTCAACAGGATAACTTTCACCGAAATTGAATTTGGTAAGGTGTTTACGTTCAAATTTAACTTACTAAATAGATCTAAGAAATTATACCTCACGATTAACTTTCCATTAGAGTAGAATGCAGATATCGTTGAAGCTAAATCAGGGCAGCGGGGAGTAAAGCGCCTTAGAAATATTTTCGGAAAAACCAGGATGGTTTACGCATGtttaacaaattttgacgttGTTATAGTCTACGATAGAAGTTCGACGGTAAGAAGATTTTTTGATAACTTCAAGTGACTTGTTCCGAAAGGCACTTACCTGCACAAGAAAGCTTCAACCTACCAAAGATGACTTGAAAACGTTTGAGCTTTAAGAACTTCAGTTGCTGTTATGCTTGCATGACTTGTTGTTATATAAGCATGAGAAAAATCTAGTGCAAAGGTCACAACTATTGTTCATCAGTTATTTTTAAGCATTACTGAGTGAATCAGAATTTATTCATGCTTAAAAATCTATGTTCAAATCTGTTCCACAAGATCGTCAGTTTCCACCCATGACCAAGGGGAATTTTTCAGTCAATAAGCGATGAATTACTTGAAagctgcaaatttttagtttgcGTACATTGAGAAAATTAATAAAGTGTCAATGAATGGCTAAAGCAACTGTAATAGAAAGACATTCTAGTCAATGATTAAGTCATGATTTGAAGATATTTTAACACCTCGCTAGTTTTGATAAATAAAGATCAAGTTACAATAAAAGAACATAGTATGCTTTATACCTGTAGACCTATATGTTTATTATTTCAGAGATGTTTTAAGAACTATGTATACAAAACTGAAAACTCCAGTTACATATGCTGTACATTTGGTATCTTTCTGAACTGGAAGTTTGATGTACTTGAGGTGACGTGCATGTGGAATAAACAATCTTCCTTATCTATATGTCTGGCCCGGCAATGTCTACGTATAAGTTACATTATTTAAGCACAAGccatttaaataaattgtaacACGTTTGCCTTTTCTTAATCCTCTTATAAGTAAGTTACCATAACTAAATTAATAGCCATAAAATGctgaaaatgtttcatttatttggtaattttATCGGAGGAAAATGTAAGATAATTACTTACTAATTTGTATATAAATTAGCTTAACTGTTAAATGAACTGTAAACGTAGCTTTGGAAAGAGTCtaagtttttatattatttgcaCGGTTGCTATAAtatgaatttaaaataaaattttatagaaACGTTCATTTAATagaacattttatttttgctaacACCCAGATATACAAAGAACAAAAGcagaatatttttttcttgctttttatATGACTATTAATGTTGAAACTCTGTAGTAATAGATAGCTGGATGTAGGCTATATACATTTGATCATATGTTCCTGTTTTTGGTTTTGATGATTATAGcaaaaagctaaaaactttattttaataccTACATATGTCTTCATGAATATTTatggaaaaataaatatatacaattacgttaatgaattgtttttttgctacaaaattttaatcgtTTGAACTACCAGTACTTTAAGACAGCAATGTTGTAGCACAGTGAATGAATGGAAATTACACTGCATCCAAAATTACAAAAGCAgtttacaaattaaattatttataactctggatttttttcaatattataTCCCTCTTTAGTAGCTATGCTTATGCAATTATcgaaaatattattatatagGTAAAACATTAGTTTATTAAAAGATCATTGATATATGGACCATATTATAAGATAAtaacatttttggaaattaaATCATATGATAATCTAACCACACAAGATTCCCTTTCAAATACATGACGTTATTGATAATATAACAAGAAAGATTGGATGTCTATATTAGAATATATTTCTGCTTTATGCAAATTAGTGGAAGTTAATATGTCTATATATTTCCGTTTTAAGCTTACCggaaagtaaattttaaaattaaaccagCACGGTTTCTGCAAGCAGTGTTAATAAATCGCAAACCAAATTAGATGATGAGTAATGAGATGTATTGTAATTGCATTACAGTGCTGCGCGTATTTCGCATCCGACTTCAAGCCAGCAGCGTTGAGACGGCATGTACGGTTTAGTGTAAACAGCACACAGGTCACCAAGCCCCAAGCGAttacttcattttcttttgGATATTTAATGTCCCTCTAACTGCATTAAATTCACTGGAATTTCAAGCCTGTATTAACACGTACATCAATTGTGCTGAagattaaataattttgtaaaattctgGAAGGggtttttcagaaatttgcTTTATTGCTGAGATTGGTAGCATATTATAGCACGCGACATCATACGCTTAAAAGTGAGACAGTTACAATTGTGTTAGTCAACAGTAACCCGTGATCTCAAAACCTTTGACgataattaaattttgtgcAATTATTTTCCGAattaatttgacaaa
Above is a window of Clavelina lepadiformis chromosome 8, kaClaLepa1.1, whole genome shotgun sequence DNA encoding:
- the LOC143469824 gene encoding uncharacterized protein LOC143469824 isoform X2 yields the protein MIAQKFTVGAAIFLGLISFSFGVTPCTSNEDCPYGSCNVDSKTCKCDLACKDFSTPHFIRTVEKALTTLCRTVNEACQRQQNIPFKLLSCKDLSKATCKKFDAGQEVQFCEDQSFCGNNGICLMHEAGAIPYCICNKNYSGSRCESRLVTNIPESSVSVVNPPPDSNGSYTSGNVPNMPAKIAPYVALGMLSCMLCCCVVFRNRRRQQNNDVEENENNDKSSSSCQEKNSVVLHSSQIIHNSKQDDVIGKEISTSSKKDSYVELHETAISPRSSVAISIDSVSSVRSKITTSC
- the LOC143469824 gene encoding uncharacterized protein LOC143469824 isoform X3 — encoded protein: MIAQKFTVGAAIFLGLISFSFGVTPCTSNEDCPYGSCNVDSKTCKCDLACKDFSTPHFIRTVEKALTTLCRTVNEACQRQQNIPFKLLSCKDLSKATCKKFADAGQEVQFCEDQSFCGNNGICLMHEAGAIPYCICNKNYSGSRCESRLVTNIPESSTTE
- the LOC143469824 gene encoding uncharacterized protein LOC143469824 isoform X1; the encoded protein is MIAQKFTVGAAIFLGLISFSFGVTPCTSNEDCPYGSCNVDSKTCKCDLACKDFSTPHFIRTVEKALTTLCRTVNEACQRQQNIPFKLLSCKDLSKATCKKFADAGQEVQFCEDQSFCGNNGICLMHEAGAIPYCICNKNYSGSRCESRLVTNIPESSVSVVNPPPDSNGSYTSGNVPNMPAKIAPYVALGMLSCMLCCCVVFRNRRRQQNNDVEENENNDKSSSSCQEKNSVVLHSSQIIHNSKQDDVIGKEISTSSKKDSYVELHETAISPRSSVAISIDSVSSVRSKITTSC